A window of the Gossypium arboreum isolate Shixiya-1 chromosome 2, ASM2569848v2, whole genome shotgun sequence genome harbors these coding sequences:
- the LOC108466525 gene encoding L-ascorbate oxidase has product MIFSNMVLIPKCKSRVILFLWLLGIIALLNGSAVEARIRRYKWEVKYEYKSPDCLKKLVITINGRTPGPTITAQQNDTIIVELTNSLLTENVAIHWHGIRQIGTPWFDGTEGVTQCPILPGTTFKYQFVVDRAGTYLYHAHYGMQREAGLYGSIIVGLPDGKSEPFTYDYDRNIILNDWYHKSTYEQAAGLSAIPFQWVGEPESLLIHGRGKFNCSTLITPSLDAGICNATNPDCEPFRLIAVPGKTYRLRISSLTALSALSFQIEGHNMTVVEADGHYVEPFVVQNLFLYSGETYSVLVKADQDPTRNYWITSNIVGRSAPKTPPGLGVFVYYPNHPRRSPPTTPPPPPLWNNTDPRLAQSHAIKARQGYIHTPPSRSDRVIVFLNTQNTINGNVRWSVNNVSFALPHTPYLIALKENLTHVFNQNPPPDGYDFQNYDIRIVQENKNATSSNGVYRLNFNSTVDIILQNANSMILNTSETHPWHLHGHDFWVLGYGEGKFDMFNDPMKYNLVNPIMKNTVPVHPYGWTALRFRADNPGAWAFHCHIESHFYMGMGVVFAEGIDKVGKLPSSIMGCGETQGLYRP; this is encoded by the exons ATGATCTTTAGCAATATGGTTTTGATACCAAAATGCAAAAGCAGAGTAATCTTATTTCTATGGTTATTAGGGATTATAGCTTTGTTAAATGGTTCGGCCGTTGAAGCTCGGATTCGTCGGTATAAATGGGAAGTGAAGTACGAATACAAGTCCCCTGATTGTTTAAAGAAACTGGTAATAACCATCAATGGCCGAACACCTGGTCCTACAATCACCGCACAGCAAAATGATACTATCATCGTTGAGCTCACCAACAGTTTGTTAACAGAGAATGTTGCAATTCACTGGCATGGAATTCGACAGATCGGAACACCCTGGTTCGATGGAACTGAAGGAGTGACTCAATGTCCGATTTTACCCGGAACCACTTTCAAGTATCAGTTTGTTGTCGACAGA GCTGGAACATACTTGTATCATGCACATTATGGGATGCAAAGAGAAGCTGGGTTATATGGATCAATCATTGTTGGACTTCCTGATGGAAAATCCGAACCTTTTACCTACGATTATGATCGGAATATTATACTCAATGATTGGTACCATAAAAGCACTTATGAACAAGCTGCTGGCTTGTCTGCTATTCCCTTCCAATGGGTTGGAGAGCCTGAGTCACTTTTGATCCATGGAAGAGGAAAGTTCAACTGCTCTACTTTAATTACTCCAAGTTTAGACGCTGGTATTTGCAATGCTACAAATCCAGATTGTGAGCCTTTCAGATTAATAGCAGTCCCTGGAAAAACTTATCGATTGAGAATCTCTAGTTTAACTGCTCTATCAGCCCTCAGCTTCCAAATTGAG GGTCATAATATGACAGTGGTTGAAGCTGATGGGCATTACGTTGAGCCATTTGTTGTACAAAACTTGTTCCTTTACTCGGGAGAGACATATTCGGTCCTAGTAAAAGCCGACCAAGATCCCACAAGGAATTATTGGATAACATCCAATATTGTTGGTCGATCAGCACCCAAAACTCCTCCTGGTCTCGGCGTTTTCGTTTACTATCCAAATCATCCAAGGAGATCTCCTCCCACAACTCCTCCACCTCCTCCTCTATGGAATAACACTGACCCTCGATTAGCTCAGAGTCACGCCATTAAAGCTCGCCAAGGTTACATTCACACTCCACCTTCACGTTCAGACAGGGTCATTGTGTTCCTCAACACACAAAACACGATCAATGGGAATGTTCGGTGGTCGGTCAACAATGTCTCTTTCGCACTTCCTCATACACCTTACTTGATCGCACTCAAGGAAAATCTAACCCATGTGTTCAATCAAAACCCACCTCCCGATGGGTACGATTTCCAGAATTATGATATCCGTATAGTACAAGAGAACAAAAATGCTACTTCGAGCAATGGGGTTTACAGGTTGAACTTCAACTCAACTGTGGATATTATACTTCAAAATGCCAACTCCATGATTCTTAATACCAGTGAGACGCATCCTTGGCATTTACATGGACATGATTTCTGGGTATTGGGGTATGGGGAAGGGAAGTTCGATATGTTCAATGATCCAATGAAGTATAATTTGGTGAACCCGATTATGAAGAACACAGTGCCGGTACATCCTTATGGATGGACTGCTTTGAGGTTTAGGGCTGATAACCCAGGAGCTTGGGCATTCCATTGCCATATAGAATCCCATTTCTATATGGGTATGGGCGTGGTATTTGCAGAAGGGATTGATAAGGTTGGCAAGTTACCATCTTCTATTATGGGCTGTGGTGAAACTCAAGGTCTTTACAGGCCCTAG
- the LOC108465483 gene encoding uncharacterized protein LOC108465483 — translation MGLEIGCMIQKLLKLRPIIQKLYGENPGPMQSLPPSNFLRLEHDDISFLEKQIINEEIKATLFDMWNVVGDMVCNWVRSIFNGGAIDSELNNTLLMLIPKIISNRFKTIFPNIIGPEQAGFIAGRNIIDNVIIVQEVLWNGVPLTKFRLAREIRQGCPLSPYLFVLCMDWLGQMIHSNISEDDLVIFSKADLKHCRIIKDILSRFCDFSGHKINARKTNIFFSKGVDTTMADSISSLFGFQKKKMSLVRWDSICQPKCCGGLGLRKLRDQNISFLLKLGYKIVANKEVLWFRVISAKYHLTEIFPESLKRTRSSFLWGALSKIWPLLRENLYWSVGNGRQIRCWEDVWIPNVGQLIKFISRMSP, via the exons ATGGGTTTGGAGATTGGCTGTATGATTCAGAAGCTGTTGAAGCTAAGGCCAATCATCCAAAAATTGTATGGGGAAAACCCTGGCCCTATGCAGAGTTTACCTCCGAGTAATTTTCTTCGTCTTGAACATGATGACATATCCTTCTTGGAGAAGCAGATCATTAATGAGGAAATCAAAGCAACTCTCTTTGATATG TGGAATGTTGTTGGAGATATGGTGTGCAATTGGGTTAGAAGTATTTTCAATGGTGGTGCTATTGATTCTGAGCTTAACAATACACTTCTTATGCTAATCCCCAAG ATTATATCCAATCGCTTCAAGACCATTTTCCCGAACATTATTGGCCCAGAGCAAGCTGGATTCATTGCAGGAAGAAACATCATTGATAATGTTATTATTGTTCAAGAG GTTCTGTGGAATGGAGTTCCTCTGACTAAATTCAGGCTAGCTAGGGAGATACGCCAAGGTTGCCCACTCTCCCCTTATCTTTTCGTTCTATGCATGGACTGGCTTGGTCAAATGATTCATTCGAATATTTCAGAAG ATGATCTTGTCATTTTTAGCAAGGCTGATCTGAAGCATTGTAGGATTATAAAAGACATTTTGAGCAGGTTTTGCGATTTTTCTGGGCATAAAATTAATGCTAGGAAAACGAACATCTTCTTCTCTAAAGGAGTTGATACGACGATGGCGGATTCAATTAGCTCTCTGTTTGGATTCCAAAAG AAGAAGATGTCTCTTGTTCGGTGGGATTCGATTTGTCAACCTAAATGCTGTGGAGGTCTTGGCTTACGAAAATTAAGAGACCAGAATATCTCGTTTTTACTAAAGCTAGGATATAAAATTGTTGCTAACAAAGAGGTTCTTTGGTTTCGAGTTATCAGTGCTAAATACCATCTGACAGAAATATTTCCTGAGTCTCTTAAGCGAACAAGGAGTTCGTTTCTTTGGGGCGCTCTTTCTAAAATTTGGCCACTGCTTCGTGAGAATTTATACTGGTCGGTTGGAAATGGGCGCCAAATTCGATGCTGGGAAGATGTGTGGATTCCTAATGTGGGGCAATTGATCAAGTTCATCTCCCGAATGTCACCTTAG